The genomic window GCCAGGCCGGCGCCCTGCGCCTGGGCGCCCGCTCGCTCGTCCTCGACGTCGTGATGCAGGCGCCCAACCGCTTCTCCGGGGAGGTCCGGGACGCGCTCGAGTCACAGCTGACCGGGCTGCGGCCGGCGGCGGTGCGGGCACGGTTCCACCTGCGTGAGTCGGGCACCGTCGAGGATGTCGTCGACACGCTCGCGGGGATCGGACGGCGGGGCAGCACCAGCCACGGGGTGCTGCTGAAGGTCCCCGACCACCCTCGGGTGGCAGCGGCCATCGACGACCTGGCCGAGCGTGGCATCCCGGCGGTCACCCTCATCACCGACGTCTCCGGCTGCGCCCGCATCGCATACGCCGGACCCGACCACGAGTCCGCCGGCCGGACCGCGGCCCACCTGATCCGCCGGTGGAGCGGACGGGAGACGGGCGCAGTCCTGGTCACGCTGAGCCGCTCGTCCTTCGTCGGCGAGCGCACCCGCGTGGAGGCCTTCGTCGACCAGCTGGCCCGTGACGCTCCCGGGTTGTCGCCGCGGCGTGTCAGTGACGCCGACGGTCTGGACACCGCCACCGCGGACGTCGTCACCGCGGAGCTGGGCCCGGGCGACGATCTCGTCGGTGTCTACTCCGTCGGTGGCGCCAACCGGGCGATCCTGGCTGCGCTACGGGCGAAGGGGGTCACCCCCTCCGTCTTCGTCGGCCACGACCTCGATGCGGACAATGTCGAGCTCCTGCGCACCGGCGAGATCGACCTCGTCCTCCACCACGACCTGCGTGAGGACGCCCGCTCGGCGATCCGTGCCGTGCTGCAGCACCATCGACTCGCGCCGGGCGCCCCGACCTCCCTCGCCTCCGGGGTGCAGGTGATCACGCGGCACAACATCCCCGCCCGGATGGTGCGGAGTGGCCCCTGAAGTCAGGCGCCCCAGCCCGCGGGTCAGTGCGTCGCGGCGCCCTCCGTCGGGGCTGGCTCGGTGGCCCCGTCCTCGACGGGCGGTGTCGAGACGGTCAGGCAGGTGACGATACTGATCGCGGCGAGGCCGGTGAGCAGCGCGAAGCCGCCCTGGGCCCCTCGCGCCAGGTCCGCGGCGGTGGGATCCGGGCCGGCGACCAGCGCCAGCACGGCGATGCTCGTCGCGGTCCCGGCGGCGCCGAAGACCTGCTGCGAGGAGCCGAGCAACGCCGACCCGTGGGCGTAGAGGTGCTGCGGCAGCGCACCGAGGCCGGCGGTGAAGAGCGGAGTGAGGAGCAGCGCGAGCGACAGCGACAGCAGCACGTGCAGGACGAGGATCGTCCACGGACCCGAGGTCGGGACGAGCAGCGCCATCAGCGCGAGCGAGAAGGTCATCCCGATGCTGCCGGGCAGGATGAGCGGTCGGGCGCCGAGACGGTCGTAGAGGCGCCCGACCGTCGGGCCGAGCAGCCCCATGGCCAGCCCGCCGGGGATGAGCAGCAGACCCGCCTCGAGCGTGGTCAGGCCCAACCCGTCCTGCAGGTGGATCGGCAACAGGATGAGCGAGCTGATCAGGGCGGCGAAGGCGAGACACATCGTGAGGAAGGACCCGGTGAAGCTGCGGAAGCGCAGCGTGCGCAGATCCATCAGCGGGTCGCCCGAGCGCACGAGGGATCGCTGGCGCCAGGCGAAGGCAGCGATCGCGACCGCCGCGACGCCGACCGCCACGAGCGGGTCGACGACCGGCTCCGGGGCGGGGCCCCCTTCGCCCGGTGCTCCGCCGCCGATGCCGGAGAGGCCGTAGACCATCCCGCCGAAGCCGATGACGGACAGCACGACGCTGAGCAGGTCGAGAGTGCTGTGCTCGCGCTCGCCGACGTCCGGCAGGTGCCGCAGACCGACCCACAGGGCGACCAGGGCGATCGGCAGGACGGTGAGGAAGATCAGCCGCCACGACCCCAGCCGCAGCAGCAGCCCGGAGACGGCCGGGCCCATGGCCGGTGCGACCGCGATGACCAGGGAGACGTTGCCCATCGTGCGTCCGCGGTCGGAGACGGGCACGAGGTTCATCAGCGTGGTCATCAGCAGCGGGATCATCACCGCGGTACCGCTCGCCTGCACCACCCGGGCCGCCACGAGGATCTCGAAGGTCGGGGCGAGGGCGGCGAGCGTCGTGCCGACGGCGAACAGGCCCATCGCCAGGGCGAAGGTGCGCCGGACCGCCAGCCGCTGCATGATCCAGCCGGTCATCGGGATGACCACGGCCATCGTGAGCATGAAGGCGGTGGTCAGCCACTGCGCCGACGTCGCCGGCACGTCGAAGTCGGCCATCAGTCGCGGGATCGCGTTGTTCATGATCGTCTCGTTGAGGATCACGACGAAGGTCGCGACCGTCAGCACCCGCAGCACGAGGGTCGTCTGCGCAGGCGTGGTGACGGGGTGCGCCTCGGGCGCGGTCGTGGGCATGGGGTCCATGATCCGGCACCGCACGCGCGGCGACCAAATGCTTTGCGGCGAAGGGGGTGCCCCGCGCCGTGCCCGGGTGGAGACTGGTGGCATGTGCCGAAACATCCGCCAGCTGCACAACTTCGAGCCCCCGGCGACGAGCGACGAGGTGCGTGCCGCCGCACTGCAGTACGTGCGCAAGGTCAGCGGGTCGAGCAAGCCGAGTCGGGCCAACCAGGCTGCCTTCGACGAGGCGGTGGCGGACGTCGCTGCCGTCACGCAGCACCTGCTTGACCACCTGGTGACGAGCGCCGAGCCCAAGGACCGTGATGTCGAGGCCGCGAAGGCGAAGGAGCGGGCGCGGCTGCGCTACGGCGCGACCGGGTGAGACGCGCCGCCCACTCGGGCGCCTGTACCTGCCCTAGGTTGACCCCGTGAGCGCTGCAGACGAGACGACCACCGACACATCGCCGGAGCCCGGTGGGGGAGTGACCGGAGCGCTCGGCGGTGCTGCCCACCTCGCGGCGTGGGGTTTCGTCTTCCTCATCCTGCGGATCTTCGCCGTCTCCGGCTATGACTGGGACACGGCCTTCCTCGTGAGCACGACGTTGGGCATCGACGACG from Janibacter cremeus includes these protein-coding regions:
- a CDS encoding substrate-binding domain-containing protein, encoding MRSHRIVDVAEQAGLSPATVDRVLNDRPGASPRAVRAVEQALIELDRQAGALRLGARSLVLDVVMQAPNRFSGEVRDALESQLTGLRPAAVRARFHLRESGTVEDVVDTLAGIGRRGSTSHGVLLKVPDHPRVAAAIDDLAERGIPAVTLITDVSGCARIAYAGPDHESAGRTAAHLIRRWSGRETGAVLVTLSRSSFVGERTRVEAFVDQLARDAPGLSPRRVSDADGLDTATADVVTAELGPGDDLVGVYSVGGANRAILAALRAKGVTPSVFVGHDLDADNVELLRTGEIDLVLHHDLREDARSAIRAVLQHHRLAPGAPTSLASGVQVITRHNIPARMVRSGP
- a CDS encoding DHA2 family efflux MFS transporter permease subunit, whose translation is MPTTAPEAHPVTTPAQTTLVLRVLTVATFVVILNETIMNNAIPRLMADFDVPATSAQWLTTAFMLTMAVVIPMTGWIMQRLAVRRTFALAMGLFAVGTTLAALAPTFEILVAARVVQASGTAVMIPLLMTTLMNLVPVSDRGRTMGNVSLVIAVAPAMGPAVSGLLLRLGSWRLIFLTVLPIALVALWVGLRHLPDVGEREHSTLDLLSVVLSVIGFGGMVYGLSGIGGGAPGEGGPAPEPVVDPLVAVGVAAVAIAAFAWRQRSLVRSGDPLMDLRTLRFRSFTGSFLTMCLAFAALISSLILLPIHLQDGLGLTTLEAGLLLIPGGLAMGLLGPTVGRLYDRLGARPLILPGSIGMTFSLALMALLVPTSGPWTILVLHVLLSLSLALLLTPLFTAGLGALPQHLYAHGSALLGSSQQVFGAAGTATSIAVLALVAGPDPTAADLARGAQGGFALLTGLAAISIVTCLTVSTPPVEDGATEPAPTEGAATH
- a CDS encoding DUF2277 domain-containing protein yields the protein MCRNIRQLHNFEPPATSDEVRAAALQYVRKVSGSSKPSRANQAAFDEAVADVAAVTQHLLDHLVTSAEPKDRDVEAAKAKERARLRYGATG